One Danio rerio strain Tuebingen ecotype United States chromosome 22, GRCz12tu, whole genome shotgun sequence genomic window carries:
- the zgc:112977 gene encoding uncharacterized protein LOC553993 (The RefSeq protein has 1 substitution compared to this genomic sequence) gives MSYPEPCRIKQEETEELIDLMVAVKTEELSEDEEKHHVKSEGETQSKTEDSFVFETTAVKGFTCTHCGKSFRHKGNLKNHMRIHTGEKPHKYDQCSKTFLRPSDLKNQLGVHTNEKLYSCSECSCSFRRQSAFQAHQNIHTCLREFVCFECGKSFIKAGDLKHHEKTHTGAKKLKCDQCSKTFSRHSGLMKHLIIHTNKKPYSCSVCGNRFKCRSNLREHERIHTGVKEHVCFECGRSFIRARDMKKHRLIHTGEKPYKCSHCDMRFRLLQYLKKHQRTHTGEKPYQCSHCDRSFSQSQSRKSHERTHTREKPYQCSHCDRSFSQSQSRKSHERTHTREKPYMYSVW, from the exons atgagtgatccagaaccctgcagaattaaacaggaagagactgaagaactaatag ATCTGATGGTAGCGGTGAAGACTGAAGaactgagtgaagatgaggagaaacatcatgtcaaaagtGAAGGAGAAACTCAGTCAAAGACTGAAGATAGTTTTGTATTTGAAACAACAGCTGTAAAAGGTTTCACCTGCACTCATTGTGGAAAAAGTTTTAGGCATAAAGGCAATCTCAAgaatcacatgaggatccacacggGAGAGAAACCACACAAATATGatcaatgcagcaaaacatttctGAGGCCTTCAGACCTAAAGAACCAACTTGGAGTTCACACAAACGAGAAGCTTTACTCGTGCTCTGAGTGTTCATGTAGTTTTAGACGGCAGTCAGCTTTTCAAGCACATCAGAATATCCACACTTGTCTGAGAGAGTTTGTGTGCtttgagtgtgggaagagttttattaAAGCTGGAGACTTGAAACATCACGAGAAGACTCACACTGGAGCGAAAAAACTCAAATGTGatcaatgcagcaaaacattttcaagGCATTCAGGTCTGATGAAACATCTTATCATTCATACAAACAAGAAGCCTTATTCATGTTCTGTGTGTGGGAACAGATTTAAATGTCGGTCGAATTTAAGAGAACATGagaggatccacactggtgtTAAAGAGCATGTGTGCTTCGAGTGTGGGAGAAGTTTTATTAGAGCTCGAGACATGAAAAAACACCGgttgattcacactggagagaaaccgtacaagtgttcacactgcgacatgaGATTCCGTCTGTTACAATACCTGAAAAAACAtcagaggactcacactggagagaaaccttaccagtgttcacactgcgacaggAGTTTTAGTCAGTCACAAAGCCGGAAATCACATGAGAGAActcacactagagagaaaccttaccagtgttcacactgcgacaggAGTTTTAGTCAGTCACAAAGCCGGAAATCacatgagaggactcacactagagagaaaccgtacatgtactcagtgtggtaa
- the zgc:112977 gene encoding uncharacterized protein isoform X1 — protein MSDPEPCRIKQEETEELIDLMVAVKTEELSEDEEKHHVKSEGETQSKTEDSFVFETTAVKGFTCTHCGKSFRHKGNLKNHMRIHTGEKPHKYDQCSKTFLRPSDLKNQLGVHTNEKLYSCSECSCSFRRQSAFQAHQNIHTCLREFVCFECGKSFIKAGDLKHHEKTHTGAKKLKCDQCSKTFSRHSGLMKHLIIHTNKKPYSCSVCGNRFKCRSNLREHERIHTGVKEHVCFECGRSFIRARDMKKHRLIHTGEKPYKCSHCDMRFRLLQYLKKHQRTHTGEKPYQCSHCDRSFSQSQSRKSHERTHTREKPYQCSHCDRSFSQSQSRKSHERTHTREKPYMYSVW, from the exons atgagtgatccagaaccctgcagaattaaacaggaagagactgaagaactaatag ATCTGATGGTAGCGGTGAAGACTGAAGaactgagtgaagatgaggagaaacatcatgtcaaaagtGAAGGAGAAACTCAGTCAAAGACTGAAGATAGTTTTGTATTTGAAACAACAGCTGTAAAAGGTTTCACCTGCACTCATTGTGGAAAAAGTTTTAGGCATAAAGGCAATCTCAAgaatcacatgaggatccacacggGAGAGAAACCACACAAATATGatcaatgcagcaaaacatttctGAGGCCTTCAGACCTAAAGAACCAACTTGGAGTTCACACAAACGAGAAGCTTTACTCGTGCTCTGAGTGTTCATGTAGTTTTAGACGGCAGTCAGCTTTTCAAGCACATCAGAATATCCACACTTGTCTGAGAGAGTTTGTGTGCtttgagtgtgggaagagttttattaAAGCTGGAGACTTGAAACATCACGAGAAGACTCACACTGGAGCGAAAAAACTCAAATGTGatcaatgcagcaaaacattttcaagGCATTCAGGTCTGATGAAACATCTTATCATTCATACAAACAAGAAGCCTTATTCATGTTCTGTGTGTGGGAACAGATTTAAATGTCGGTCGAATTTAAGAGAACATGagaggatccacactggtgtTAAAGAGCATGTGTGCTTCGAGTGTGGGAGAAGTTTTATTAGAGCTCGAGACATGAAAAAACACCGgttgattcacactggagagaaaccgtacaagtgttcacactgcgacatgaGATTCCGTCTGTTACAATACCTGAAAAAACAtcagaggactcacactggagagaaaccttaccagtgttcacactgcgacaggAGTTTTAGTCAGTCACAAAGCCGGAAATCACATGAGAGAActcacactagagagaaaccttaccagtgttcacactgcgacaggAGTTTTAGTCAGTCACAAAGCCGGAAATCacatgagaggactcacactagagagaaaccgtacatgtactcagtgtggtaa